The following coding sequences are from one Sciurus carolinensis chromosome 11, mSciCar1.2, whole genome shotgun sequence window:
- the Tmem109 gene encoding transmembrane protein 109 isoform X1, which yields MAVSGISPPGGRHLFKATLLVLVALILLHLASSQSHRDFAPPGQQKKEASADLLTQIGRSLRRTLDNWVGPETMHVVSETLSQVMWAISSAISVAFFALSGIAAQLLNALGIDGDRLTQVLKLSPGQVQTFLLWGAGALVTYWLLSLLLGLLLALLGRILGGLKVVIFLAGFVALVRSVPDPSTRALLLLALLTLYALLSRLTGTRASGAQLEAKVRGLERQVEELRWRQRRAAKGPRSVEEE from the exons ATGGCAGTTTCGGGCATCAGTCCACCAGGGGGCAGACACCTGTTTAAAGCCACATTGCTGGTCCTAGTGGCCCTAATCCTCCTCCACTTGGCGTCCTCCCAGTCCCACCGAGACTTCGCACCACCAGGTCAGCAGAAGAAGGAGGCCTCAGCCGACCTCTTGACTCAGATAGGTCGATCACTGCGGAGGACACTGGACAACTGGGTGGGGCCCGAGACCATGCACGTGGTCTCAGAG ACGCTGTCGCAGGTGATGTGGGCCATCTCGTCAGCCATCTCCGTGGCCTTCTTTGCCCTGTCTGGGATCGCCGCACAGCTGCTGAATGCCCTGGGGATAGATG GTGACCGCCTCACCCAGGTCCTGAAGCTCAGCCCTGGCCAGGTCCAGACCTTCCTGCTGTGGGGAGCAGGGGCCCTGGTCACCTACTGGCTGCTGTCCCTGCTCCTTGGCTTGCTCTTGGCCTTGCTGGGGCGCATCCTGGGGGGCCTGAAGGTTGTGATCTTCTTGGCTGGCTTCGTGGCCCTGGTGAGATCGGTGCCTGACCCCTCCACCCGGGCCTTGCTGCTCCTGGCCCTGCTGACTCTCTATGCCTTGCTGAGCCGGCTCACTGGCACCCGAGCCTCGGGGGCTCAATTGGAAGCCAAGGTGCGAGGGCTGGAGCGCCAGGTGGAAGAGCTGCGCTGGCGACAGAGGCGAGCGGCCAAGGGGCCCCGGAGTGTGGAAGAGGAGTGA
- the Tmem132a gene encoding transmembrane protein 132A isoform X2 translates to MCAPMAGRAAAAPRGPYGAWLCLLVALALDVVRVHCSQGSPGPIYLPAALELLDAPEHFRVQRVGHYPPANSSLGSRSETFLLLQPWPRAQPLLRASYPPFATQQVVPPRVTEPHQRPVPWDVRAVSVEMSVTPAEPYARVLFHLKGQDWPPGPSSLPCAWLHATHPAGTAHRACRFQPSLGACVVELPFPSHWFSQGSTMRAELAYTLEPAAEGPGGCGPSGEEDPGERALPVGDVELRPEDPPQYQEVPLDEAVTLRVPDAPVRPGQLFSATLLLRHNFTASLLTLRIKVKKGLHVTAARPAQPTLWTAKLDRFKGSKHHTTLITCHRAGTTGPDFSPLELSEFLWVDFTVENGTGGGVAVARPVTWQLEYPGQAPEAEKDKMVWEILVSERDIRALVPLAKTEELVNTAPLTGVPQRVPVRLVTVDSGGALVEVTEHIGCESANTQVLQVSEACDAVLVTGKESRGARGVRVDFWWRRLRASLRLTVWAPLLPLRIELTDTTLEQIRGWRVPGPTEGAPESEAAVAEEAERRARGCRLQYQRAGVRFLAPFIAHPLDGGRRLTYLLGPDWLLDVTHLVAPHARVQDPRVASLEGGRILVGREPGVTSIEVRSPLSDSILGEQALAVTEDKVSVLELRVQPVMGISLTLSRGTAHPGEVTATCWAQSALPAPKQEVALSLWLSFSDHTLAPAELYDRHDLGLSVSTEEPGAVLPAEEQSARLGVVVSGASAEGLPLHVALHPPEPCRRGRHRVPLASGTAWLGLPPAPTPAPAVPSSPARSPPATEASMGGERLAAGSGGSSVVVRGKFERAEEESGKEETEAREEEEEEEEMVPAPQRVTDLELGMYALLGIFCLAILIFLVNGVVFVLRYQRKEPPDSAADPASPQPHNWVWLGTDQEELSRQLDRRSPGPPKGEGGCPCESGAGGEALTLPPGPPGGTTSSSSTLTRKEAGGRRKRVEFVTFAPVPPAPLPEEPAGAPAVQSILVAGEEDIRWVCEDMGLKDPEELRNYMERIRGSS, encoded by the exons ATGTGCGCCCCGATGGCCGGGCGCGCGGCAGCGGCCCCCCGGGGGCCCTACGGTGCCTGGCTCTGCCTCCTGGTGGCCCTCGCCCTGGACGTCGTGAGAG TGCACTGCAGCCAGGGCTCTCCGGGCCCCATCTACCTGCCAGCAGCCCTGGAGCTCCTGGATGCCCCTGAGCACTTTCGCGTGCAGCGGGTTGGCCACTACCCACCTGCCAACTCCTCTCTGGGCTCCCGTTCTGAGACCTTTCTGCTCCTGCAGCCCTGGCCCAGGGCCCAGCCACTTCTCCGGGCCTCCTACCCACCTTTCGCCACTCAGCAG gTCGTGCCTCCTCGGGTCACTGAGCCCCACCAGCGGCCCGTCCCATGGGATGTACGGGCCGTTTCAGTGGAAATGTCTGTGACTCCAGCAGAGCCCTATGCCCGTGTCCTCTTCCACCTCAAGGGACAGGATTGGCCACCAGGGCCCAGCAGCCTGCCCTGTGCCTGGCTGCATGCCACTCACCCTGCAGGCACTGCCCACCGGGCATGCCGCTTCCAG CCTTCGCTGGGCGCCTGCGTGGTGGAGCTGCCGTTCCCCTCGCACTGGTTCTCCCAGGGCTCCACCATGCGGGCAGAGCTGGCCTACACGCTGGAGCCCGCCGCTGAGGGCCCTGGGGGCTGTGGCCCCAGCGGGGAGGAGGACCCTGGGGAGCGGGCCCTCCCGGTGGGCGATGTGGAGCTGCGCCCGGAGGACCCTCCACAGTACCAGGAGGTACCTCTGGATGAAGCAGTGACTCTGCGGGTGCCTGACGCTCCAGTGCGGCCCGGCCAGCTCTTCAGTGCCACCCTCCTGCTTCGGCACAACTTCACAGCCAGCCTCCTGACTCTGCG GATCAAGGTGAAGAAGGGGCTCCATGTCACAGCCGcccgcccagcccagcccaccctcTGGACTGCCAAGCTGGACCGCTTCAAGGGCTCTAAGCACCACACCACGCTGATCACCTGTCACCGTGCTGGGACCACAGGGCCAGACTTCAG CCCCCTTGAACTGTCCGAGTTCCTGTGGGTGGACTTCACGGTAGAGAACGGCACCGGTGGAGGTGTGGCAGTCGCCCGCCCTGTCACGTGGCAGCTGGAGTACCCAGGCCAGGCCCCTGAAGCTGAGAAGGACAAGATGGTCTGGGAGATCCTGGTGTCAGAGCGGGACATAAGAGCTCTTGTCCCACTGGCCAAG ACTGAGGAACTGGTGAACACAGCACCACTGACAGGAGTTCCCCAGCGTGTCCCTGTGCGCCTGGTCACTGTGGACAGCGGAGGGGCCCTGGTGGAGGTGACAGAGCACATCGGCTGTGAGTCGGCCAACACACAGGTCCTGCAG GTATCTGAGGCCTGTGATGCTGTGTTGGTGACTGGCAAAGAGAGCCGGGGTGCCAGGGGGGTGCGCGTGGACTTCTGGTGGCGGCGGCTCCGGGCCTCCCTGCGATTGACAGTGTGGGCCCCCCTGCTGCCCCTGCGCATTGAGCTCACAGACACCACCCTCGAGCAGATCCGAGGCTGGAGAGTCCCTGGCCCGACTGAAGG GGCGCCGGAGTCGGAGGCGGCAGTGGCGGAGGAGGCTGAACGGCGTGCTCGCGGCTGCCGCCTGCAGTACCAGCGCGCAGGCGTGCGCTTCCTGGCGCCTTTCATTGCCCATCCACTGGACGGTGGCCGCCGCCTCACTTACCTGCTCGGCCCCGACTGGCTGCTAGATGTGACTCACCTCGTGGCACCACACGCCCGCGTGCAGGACCCGCGTGTAGCCTCGCTGGAGGGTGGCCGCATCCTAGTGGGCCGGGAACCCGGTGTCACCTCCATCGAG GTGCGATCCCCGCTGTCTGACTCCATCCTGGGGGAGCAGGCACTGGCTGTGACGGAGGACAAGGTCTCGGTGCTGGAGCTGCGGGTGCAGCCAGTGATGGGCATCTCGCTGACCCTGAGCCGGGGCACTGCCCACCCTGGGGAGGTCACTGCCACATGCTGGGCACAGTCAGCACTTCCTGCCCCAAAGCAG GAGGTGGCCCTCTCCCTATGGCTGTCCTTTTCTGACCACACATTGGCCCCTGCCGAGCTCTATGACCGCCATGACCTGGGCCTGTCGGTCTCAACTGAGGAGCCTGGTGCAGTCCTGCCAGCCGAGGAGCAGAGTGCCCGACTGGGGGTGGTGGTGAGTGGGGCGAGTGCGGAGGGGCTGCCCCTCCACGTGGCTCTGCATCCACCAGAGCCCTGTCGCCGGGGCCGCCACCGTGTGCCCCTGGCCTCTGGCACTGCCTGGCTGGGGCTGCCCCCTGCCCCCACACCAGCCCCTGCTGTCCCATCCAGCCCTGCCCGAAGCCCACCAGCCACAGAGGCCAGCATGGGGGGCGAACGGCTGGCAGCAGGCAGTGGTGGGAGCAGCGTAGTTGTGAGGGGCAAGTTTGAACGGGCTGAGGAAGAGTCTGGAAAGGAGGAGACcgaggccagggaggaggaggaggaggaggaagagatggtgCCTGCCCCGCAGCGTGTCACCGACCTAGAGCTGGGCATGTACGCCCTGCTGGGAATCTTCTGTCTGGCCATCCTCATCTTCCTGGTCAATGGCGTGGTCTTCGTGCTGCGTTACCAGCGCAAAGAGCCCCCCGATAGCGCCGCGGATCCCGCCTCCCCCCAGCCCCACAACTGGGTCTGGCTGGGCACTGATCAGGAGGAACTGAGCCGCCAGCTGGACCGGCGGTCCCCTGGCCCACCCAAGGGGGAGGGGGGCTGCCCCTGTGAGAGTGGGGCTGGCGGGGAGGCCCTGACCCTGCCCCCGGGCCCTCCTGGGGGCACCACCAGCTCCTCCAGCACACTGACCCGCAAGGAAGCTGGGGGACGGCGGAAGCGCGTCGAGTTTGTGACGTTCGCCCCAGTGCCCCCCGCCCCCCTGCCCGAGGAGCCTGCGGGGGCCCCAGCCGTGCAGTCCATCCTGGTGGCAGGCGAGGAGGACATCCGCTGGGTGTGTGAGGACATGGGGCTCAAGGACCCCGAGGAGCTTCGTAACTACATGGAGAGGATCCGGGGCAGCTCCTGA
- the Tmem109 gene encoding transmembrane protein 109 isoform X2: MAVSGISPPGGRHLFKATLLVLVALILLHLASSQSHRDFAPPGQQKKEASADLLTQIGRSLRRTLDNWVGPETMHVVSETLSQVMWAISSAISVAFFALSGIAAQLLNALGIDGDRLTQVLKLSPGQVQTFLLLGLLLALLGRILGGLKVVIFLAGFVALVRSVPDPSTRALLLLALLTLYALLSRLTGTRASGAQLEAKVRGLERQVEELRWRQRRAAKGPRSVEEE, from the exons ATGGCAGTTTCGGGCATCAGTCCACCAGGGGGCAGACACCTGTTTAAAGCCACATTGCTGGTCCTAGTGGCCCTAATCCTCCTCCACTTGGCGTCCTCCCAGTCCCACCGAGACTTCGCACCACCAGGTCAGCAGAAGAAGGAGGCCTCAGCCGACCTCTTGACTCAGATAGGTCGATCACTGCGGAGGACACTGGACAACTGGGTGGGGCCCGAGACCATGCACGTGGTCTCAGAG ACGCTGTCGCAGGTGATGTGGGCCATCTCGTCAGCCATCTCCGTGGCCTTCTTTGCCCTGTCTGGGATCGCCGCACAGCTGCTGAATGCCCTGGGGATAGATG GTGACCGCCTCACCCAGGTCCTGAAGCTCAGCCCTGGCCAGGTCCAGACCTT CCTGCTCCTTGGCTTGCTCTTGGCCTTGCTGGGGCGCATCCTGGGGGGCCTGAAGGTTGTGATCTTCTTGGCTGGCTTCGTGGCCCTGGTGAGATCGGTGCCTGACCCCTCCACCCGGGCCTTGCTGCTCCTGGCCCTGCTGACTCTCTATGCCTTGCTGAGCCGGCTCACTGGCACCCGAGCCTCGGGGGCTCAATTGGAAGCCAAGGTGCGAGGGCTGGAGCGCCAGGTGGAAGAGCTGCGCTGGCGACAGAGGCGAGCGGCCAAGGGGCCCCGGAGTGTGGAAGAGGAGTGA
- the Tmem132a gene encoding transmembrane protein 132A isoform X1: MCAPMAGRAAAAPRGPYGAWLCLLVALALDVVRVHCSQGSPGPIYLPAALELLDAPEHFRVQRVGHYPPANSSLGSRSETFLLLQPWPRAQPLLRASYPPFATQQVVPPRVTEPHQRPVPWDVRAVSVEMSVTPAEPYARVLFHLKGQDWPPGPSSLPCAWLHATHPAGTAHRACRFQPSLGACVVELPFPSHWFSQGSTMRAELAYTLEPAAEGPGGCGPSGEEDPGERALPVGDVELRPEDPPQYQEVPLDEAVTLRVPDAPVRPGQLFSATLLLRHNFTASLLTLRIKVKKGLHVTAARPAQPTLWTAKLDRFKGSKHHTTLITCHRAGTTGPDFSSPLELSEFLWVDFTVENGTGGGVAVARPVTWQLEYPGQAPEAEKDKMVWEILVSERDIRALVPLAKTEELVNTAPLTGVPQRVPVRLVTVDSGGALVEVTEHIGCESANTQVLQVSEACDAVLVTGKESRGARGVRVDFWWRRLRASLRLTVWAPLLPLRIELTDTTLEQIRGWRVPGPTEGAPESEAAVAEEAERRARGCRLQYQRAGVRFLAPFIAHPLDGGRRLTYLLGPDWLLDVTHLVAPHARVQDPRVASLEGGRILVGREPGVTSIEVRSPLSDSILGEQALAVTEDKVSVLELRVQPVMGISLTLSRGTAHPGEVTATCWAQSALPAPKQEVALSLWLSFSDHTLAPAELYDRHDLGLSVSTEEPGAVLPAEEQSARLGVVVSGASAEGLPLHVALHPPEPCRRGRHRVPLASGTAWLGLPPAPTPAPAVPSSPARSPPATEASMGGERLAAGSGGSSVVVRGKFERAEEESGKEETEAREEEEEEEEMVPAPQRVTDLELGMYALLGIFCLAILIFLVNGVVFVLRYQRKEPPDSAADPASPQPHNWVWLGTDQEELSRQLDRRSPGPPKGEGGCPCESGAGGEALTLPPGPPGGTTSSSSTLTRKEAGGRRKRVEFVTFAPVPPAPLPEEPAGAPAVQSILVAGEEDIRWVCEDMGLKDPEELRNYMERIRGSS; the protein is encoded by the exons ATGTGCGCCCCGATGGCCGGGCGCGCGGCAGCGGCCCCCCGGGGGCCCTACGGTGCCTGGCTCTGCCTCCTGGTGGCCCTCGCCCTGGACGTCGTGAGAG TGCACTGCAGCCAGGGCTCTCCGGGCCCCATCTACCTGCCAGCAGCCCTGGAGCTCCTGGATGCCCCTGAGCACTTTCGCGTGCAGCGGGTTGGCCACTACCCACCTGCCAACTCCTCTCTGGGCTCCCGTTCTGAGACCTTTCTGCTCCTGCAGCCCTGGCCCAGGGCCCAGCCACTTCTCCGGGCCTCCTACCCACCTTTCGCCACTCAGCAG gTCGTGCCTCCTCGGGTCACTGAGCCCCACCAGCGGCCCGTCCCATGGGATGTACGGGCCGTTTCAGTGGAAATGTCTGTGACTCCAGCAGAGCCCTATGCCCGTGTCCTCTTCCACCTCAAGGGACAGGATTGGCCACCAGGGCCCAGCAGCCTGCCCTGTGCCTGGCTGCATGCCACTCACCCTGCAGGCACTGCCCACCGGGCATGCCGCTTCCAG CCTTCGCTGGGCGCCTGCGTGGTGGAGCTGCCGTTCCCCTCGCACTGGTTCTCCCAGGGCTCCACCATGCGGGCAGAGCTGGCCTACACGCTGGAGCCCGCCGCTGAGGGCCCTGGGGGCTGTGGCCCCAGCGGGGAGGAGGACCCTGGGGAGCGGGCCCTCCCGGTGGGCGATGTGGAGCTGCGCCCGGAGGACCCTCCACAGTACCAGGAGGTACCTCTGGATGAAGCAGTGACTCTGCGGGTGCCTGACGCTCCAGTGCGGCCCGGCCAGCTCTTCAGTGCCACCCTCCTGCTTCGGCACAACTTCACAGCCAGCCTCCTGACTCTGCG GATCAAGGTGAAGAAGGGGCTCCATGTCACAGCCGcccgcccagcccagcccaccctcTGGACTGCCAAGCTGGACCGCTTCAAGGGCTCTAAGCACCACACCACGCTGATCACCTGTCACCGTGCTGGGACCACAGGGCCAGACTTCAG TAGCCCCCTTGAACTGTCCGAGTTCCTGTGGGTGGACTTCACGGTAGAGAACGGCACCGGTGGAGGTGTGGCAGTCGCCCGCCCTGTCACGTGGCAGCTGGAGTACCCAGGCCAGGCCCCTGAAGCTGAGAAGGACAAGATGGTCTGGGAGATCCTGGTGTCAGAGCGGGACATAAGAGCTCTTGTCCCACTGGCCAAG ACTGAGGAACTGGTGAACACAGCACCACTGACAGGAGTTCCCCAGCGTGTCCCTGTGCGCCTGGTCACTGTGGACAGCGGAGGGGCCCTGGTGGAGGTGACAGAGCACATCGGCTGTGAGTCGGCCAACACACAGGTCCTGCAG GTATCTGAGGCCTGTGATGCTGTGTTGGTGACTGGCAAAGAGAGCCGGGGTGCCAGGGGGGTGCGCGTGGACTTCTGGTGGCGGCGGCTCCGGGCCTCCCTGCGATTGACAGTGTGGGCCCCCCTGCTGCCCCTGCGCATTGAGCTCACAGACACCACCCTCGAGCAGATCCGAGGCTGGAGAGTCCCTGGCCCGACTGAAGG GGCGCCGGAGTCGGAGGCGGCAGTGGCGGAGGAGGCTGAACGGCGTGCTCGCGGCTGCCGCCTGCAGTACCAGCGCGCAGGCGTGCGCTTCCTGGCGCCTTTCATTGCCCATCCACTGGACGGTGGCCGCCGCCTCACTTACCTGCTCGGCCCCGACTGGCTGCTAGATGTGACTCACCTCGTGGCACCACACGCCCGCGTGCAGGACCCGCGTGTAGCCTCGCTGGAGGGTGGCCGCATCCTAGTGGGCCGGGAACCCGGTGTCACCTCCATCGAG GTGCGATCCCCGCTGTCTGACTCCATCCTGGGGGAGCAGGCACTGGCTGTGACGGAGGACAAGGTCTCGGTGCTGGAGCTGCGGGTGCAGCCAGTGATGGGCATCTCGCTGACCCTGAGCCGGGGCACTGCCCACCCTGGGGAGGTCACTGCCACATGCTGGGCACAGTCAGCACTTCCTGCCCCAAAGCAG GAGGTGGCCCTCTCCCTATGGCTGTCCTTTTCTGACCACACATTGGCCCCTGCCGAGCTCTATGACCGCCATGACCTGGGCCTGTCGGTCTCAACTGAGGAGCCTGGTGCAGTCCTGCCAGCCGAGGAGCAGAGTGCCCGACTGGGGGTGGTGGTGAGTGGGGCGAGTGCGGAGGGGCTGCCCCTCCACGTGGCTCTGCATCCACCAGAGCCCTGTCGCCGGGGCCGCCACCGTGTGCCCCTGGCCTCTGGCACTGCCTGGCTGGGGCTGCCCCCTGCCCCCACACCAGCCCCTGCTGTCCCATCCAGCCCTGCCCGAAGCCCACCAGCCACAGAGGCCAGCATGGGGGGCGAACGGCTGGCAGCAGGCAGTGGTGGGAGCAGCGTAGTTGTGAGGGGCAAGTTTGAACGGGCTGAGGAAGAGTCTGGAAAGGAGGAGACcgaggccagggaggaggaggaggaggaggaagagatggtgCCTGCCCCGCAGCGTGTCACCGACCTAGAGCTGGGCATGTACGCCCTGCTGGGAATCTTCTGTCTGGCCATCCTCATCTTCCTGGTCAATGGCGTGGTCTTCGTGCTGCGTTACCAGCGCAAAGAGCCCCCCGATAGCGCCGCGGATCCCGCCTCCCCCCAGCCCCACAACTGGGTCTGGCTGGGCACTGATCAGGAGGAACTGAGCCGCCAGCTGGACCGGCGGTCCCCTGGCCCACCCAAGGGGGAGGGGGGCTGCCCCTGTGAGAGTGGGGCTGGCGGGGAGGCCCTGACCCTGCCCCCGGGCCCTCCTGGGGGCACCACCAGCTCCTCCAGCACACTGACCCGCAAGGAAGCTGGGGGACGGCGGAAGCGCGTCGAGTTTGTGACGTTCGCCCCAGTGCCCCCCGCCCCCCTGCCCGAGGAGCCTGCGGGGGCCCCAGCCGTGCAGTCCATCCTGGTGGCAGGCGAGGAGGACATCCGCTGGGTGTGTGAGGACATGGGGCTCAAGGACCCCGAGGAGCTTCGTAACTACATGGAGAGGATCCGGGGCAGCTCCTGA